ATGGGCGGCTGGTGGTGCATCACGGGCGCCAATATCAGGTGATGACGAACTCGCCCACCTATGACGAGCAGCTTGCGCTCGCCGCCTACTGGTCGCAGATCGGCGGTACGGTGATGCTGCCGGGCACCAACCGGGCATCGGATCGCTTTGCGCGGGCCGATTTCTACGTCAAGGCAATTCCGCCGGCGGCCCCGCAAAAGGAAACGCTGGCCAGCGTCTTCGGTATCATCCGCAACGCGTCGGTACCGCTGGGTATCTCGACGCCCGACCGGCCTGAAATCTCGTCGACGCGCTGGCGGACGGTCTACGACCACAAGGCGCAGCTGTACTTTTTCGAATCCGCCATGACGCCCAACACGTTCTGGGTCGATCTGAAGGCGGTGGATTTCGCGGAAGGGGCAAAGGTCAAGCGGCTGGACCTCGGCCCGCAGCAGGACCACACGTTTTCAGGCGATGCGACGGCCGACTTCCAGCCGGCCGCGCCATTTCACTTTCTTGGGCTGCACCAGGGCGGCTAGCGCGCCGGCTGAATGCCCGCCGCCTTTTCCAGGCCGAGATCGCGGAACCGGAAGTCGAACTCGTCTTCGGCCTTCAGCGTCTTGCCGGGGAAGGCGCCACCGGCCTGCAGAAGGTCGATCGTCTCCTGTTGAATGGGGACGAGGGCCTGAAGGCCCGGCGCACGGGTTTCATCGCCCTCGCTGATCCACACCTCTTCGGCATCGTCCTGCGACAGCCGCTGGTCCCTGACGAGATAATCGGCAATCCATGTTTCCCGATTGCCGTTCTTCCAGGCGTGGGCGCGATACCAGGCCTCGACGAAATCGGCGATGGCCGCGGCCTGGGCCGGATCGTCCAACGCGGTTTTGGCCGCGTAGAGATATTTAAGGTTGGTTGCGGTTCCCGGCGCGTTGTCGAGGGCTCGCGCCCCCTGCCCCTCCACCGAGGCCAGATAGCGCGCCCGGTCCGGCTGCTTGAGCACGGCGGCGTCGATCTGGCCGCCGCGCAGGGCATCGGCAAACTCCGAAAGACCGAGATTGACCGGCTCGATATCGGCGATGCCCAATCCAGCCGCATCGAGATTGCGCAGGACCGTGGCCTGCTGGGCCGTACCGACATTGATGCCGATGCGCTTGCCCTTCAGGTCCTGAAGCGTCTCGATGCCGCTGCCCGGCGCCGTGGTTAACAGGTTGCCCGGCCCGGAGGTGATAACGGCGCCCACCACGACAACGCCGGCATCGGAATAATGCGCCAGGATGGGCGGCACGTCGCCCACCGCGCCCACCTGGGCGGCGCCGGCGCGGATGG
This genomic window from Aureimonas sp. OT7 contains:
- a CDS encoding ABC transporter substrate-binding protein, translated to MKRLSGLLLAATLLLPIEASADQLLPRDVPPGTSLVIADDANYVASLLKLSGEQEKLAADVTYANFSSGPLRLEAIRAGAAQVGAVGDVPPILAHYSDAGVVVVGAVITSGPGNLLTTAPGSGIETLQDLKGKRIGINVGTAQQATVLRNLDAAGLGIADIEPVNLGLSEFADALRGGQIDAAVLKQPDRARYLASVEGQGARALDNAPGTATNLKYLYAAKTALDDPAQAAAIADFVEAWYRAHAWKNGNRETWIADYLVRDQRLSQDDAEEVWISEGDETRAPGLQALVPIQQETIDLLQAGGAFPGKTLKAEDEFDFRFRDLGLEKAAGIQPAR